The following coding sequences lie in one Halorarum halophilum genomic window:
- a CDS encoding MFS transporter, producing MGEVRPRAVVLAVIACTFFVGFGGGVVFPILPNLGTVLGISPFLVGIILSANRFVRMVANAPAGALVDRVGTRRPFIAGLLIEGVATLGYNVALASSLPEFWFLLSRVAWGLGSALVFATAYTITADVSEAASRGTSMGFVRAGITFGFPAGLVLGGVVSDLYSVAVAFALAAAFALVSGGLAFLTVPETHASDAGTSVRPWDIDTSTPALTTGLVNFGLYFSYAGVLFATLVLLLGRRGITVLGYSAQGTSGFLMAATVLAGSVFMLVGGSASDRLGARVPILLAFLGLACAGFLGLAVADSRVGLLVACLAVGAGQGGVGGPLMALLADLTPTDRMGRATGTNNVLGDVGGGLGPIVSLPAVEALGFVPVYAACAFIPLAAGVVLLAGTYRHTGELNPDVAVREASSPAADRDSSS from the coding sequence ATGGGCGAAGTGCGGCCGCGAGCGGTCGTGCTCGCCGTTATCGCATGCACGTTCTTCGTCGGCTTCGGCGGCGGCGTCGTCTTCCCAATCCTGCCGAACCTCGGGACGGTGCTCGGCATCTCCCCGTTCCTGGTCGGCATCATCCTGAGCGCGAACCGGTTCGTCCGGATGGTCGCGAACGCGCCCGCCGGGGCGCTGGTCGACCGCGTCGGGACCCGCCGGCCGTTCATCGCCGGGCTGCTCATCGAGGGCGTGGCGACGCTCGGCTACAACGTCGCGCTGGCGTCGTCGCTCCCCGAGTTCTGGTTCCTCCTCTCGCGGGTCGCGTGGGGGCTCGGCAGCGCGCTCGTGTTCGCGACGGCCTACACCATCACGGCCGACGTGAGCGAGGCGGCCTCGCGCGGGACGAGCATGGGCTTCGTCAGGGCGGGCATCACGTTCGGCTTCCCGGCGGGGCTGGTGCTCGGCGGCGTCGTGAGCGACCTGTACAGCGTCGCGGTCGCGTTCGCCCTGGCGGCGGCCTTCGCGCTCGTCTCGGGCGGGCTCGCCTTCCTCACCGTCCCGGAGACCCACGCCAGCGACGCGGGGACGAGCGTGCGCCCCTGGGACATCGACACGAGCACCCCGGCGCTGACCACGGGGCTGGTGAACTTCGGGCTCTACTTCTCGTACGCCGGCGTGCTGTTCGCGACGCTGGTGCTCCTGCTCGGCCGGCGCGGCATCACCGTCCTCGGCTACTCGGCGCAGGGAACCTCCGGGTTCCTGATGGCCGCGACCGTCCTCGCGGGGTCGGTGTTCATGCTCGTCGGCGGGAGCGCGAGCGACCGGCTCGGCGCCCGCGTGCCGATCCTCCTCGCGTTCCTCGGGCTGGCGTGCGCGGGGTTCCTGGGGCTCGCCGTCGCGGACTCCCGCGTCGGCCTGCTCGTCGCCTGCCTCGCCGTCGGCGCCGGCCAGGGCGGCGTGGGCGGTCCGCTGATGGCCCTGCTGGCCGACCTCACCCCGACCGACCGGATGGGCCGGGCGACGGGGACGAACAACGTCCTCGGCGACGTCGGCGGTGGCCTCGGCCCGATCGTCTCGCTCCCGGCCGTCGAGGCGCTGGGTTTCGTCCCAGTCTACGCCGCCTGCGCGTTCATCCCCCTGGCCGCCGGCGTCGTCCTCCTCGCGGGGACCTACCGGCACACCGGCGAACTCAACCCCGACGTGGCGGTGCGGGAGGCGTCGAGCCCCGCCGCCGACCGCGATTCGTCGTCCTAG
- a CDS encoding DUF7282 domain-containing protein has translation MTTRNAVVSLVAALVVVSVLAPAAAWSAGAQGQQQQERQGLVVESLDAPGAATPNSTITVNATISNPTSQELTEEVAFRLVGDDQDIVERQSVTVGPDGTTSVSFTLETTNFGTGDYIHGVTTANSSQFAQLDVTTDADVSFDEQESDGTQVTVDEVFVPEGGYVTIHDQRLLEGDALGSVIGVSSYLEPGFHEDVDVTLFDVPGAQFQTSELTESQVLFAMPHLETNNDRTYDFVSSNGSADGPYTVEGEAVTSPAPVTVANGTAGGGADGGTSTPDAGTDEPTGTATETEFGGADDGETTGTEIVDAGGDENETTGTETGSPSLVAELGSGN, from the coding sequence ATGACAACGCGGAACGCGGTCGTATCGCTCGTCGCGGCGCTGGTGGTCGTTTCGGTGCTCGCACCCGCCGCGGCGTGGAGCGCGGGCGCACAGGGTCAACAGCAGCAGGAGCGGCAGGGGCTCGTCGTCGAGTCGCTCGACGCGCCCGGTGCCGCAACGCCGAACAGCACGATCACCGTGAACGCGACGATCTCGAACCCGACCTCCCAGGAGCTCACCGAGGAGGTCGCGTTCAGGCTCGTGGGCGACGACCAGGATATCGTGGAGCGCCAGTCCGTCACCGTGGGGCCGGACGGGACGACGTCGGTGAGCTTCACGCTCGAGACGACGAACTTCGGTACCGGTGACTACATCCACGGCGTCACGACTGCCAACAGTAGCCAGTTCGCTCAACTCGACGTGACCACCGACGCCGACGTCTCCTTCGACGAGCAGGAGTCCGACGGGACCCAGGTCACCGTGGACGAGGTGTTCGTCCCCGAGGGCGGCTACGTCACCATCCACGACCAGCGCCTCCTGGAGGGTGACGCGCTCGGCAGCGTCATCGGCGTCTCCTCGTACCTCGAACCAGGCTTCCACGAGGACGTCGACGTGACGCTGTTCGACGTGCCGGGCGCCCAGTTCCAAACCTCCGAACTGACCGAGAGCCAGGTCCTCTTCGCGATGCCCCACCTGGAGACGAACAACGACAGGACGTACGACTTCGTCTCCTCGAACGGCTCCGCCGACGGCCCGTACACGGTCGAGGGCGAGGCGGTGACGTCGCCGGCGCCGGTGACGGTCGCGAACGGGACCGCGGGCGGCGGGGCCGACGGCGGGACCTCCACCCCCGACGCGGGCACCGACGAGCCGACCGGAACCGCGACCGAAACCGAGTTCGGCGGCGCCGACGACGGCGAAACGACCGGAACCGAGATCGTGGACGCCGGGGGCGACGAGAACGAGACGACCGGCACCGAGACCGGGAGTCCGTCGCTGGTCGCGGAACTGGGCTCAGGGAACTGA
- a CDS encoding DUF7504 family protein, translating to MSGTSHPSVLYENGHEPAGLADARNVLVLDDPRIPTVDHFGPELVTDGPLLLIAFTAADVQLLEGQEHRELYVVDATPQGNVVDEATDGITVESVSSPANLTEIGVALDKLLARAGDTSGRLDCCLPSLTALLQYVDRQRAYRFCNAMTNRLASADAFAHYHLSAEAHDDMTVDTFASLMDAVVHVDADGSSVVRSR from the coding sequence ATGTCAGGAACGTCGCACCCGTCGGTTCTGTACGAGAACGGCCACGAGCCGGCCGGTCTCGCGGACGCGCGGAACGTGTTAGTACTGGACGATCCGCGCATCCCGACCGTGGACCACTTCGGTCCCGAACTCGTGACCGACGGGCCGCTGCTCCTGATCGCGTTCACCGCGGCCGACGTCCAACTGCTCGAGGGACAGGAGCACCGGGAGCTGTACGTCGTCGACGCGACCCCGCAGGGGAACGTGGTCGACGAGGCCACCGACGGGATCACCGTCGAGTCGGTCTCCTCGCCCGCGAACCTCACCGAGATCGGGGTCGCACTCGACAAACTTCTCGCGCGTGCAGGGGACACGAGCGGACGGCTCGACTGCTGTCTCCCGTCGCTCACCGCGCTCCTCCAGTACGTCGACCGGCAGCGCGCCTACCGGTTCTGCAACGCGATGACGAACCGGCTCGCGTCCGCGGACGCGTTCGCCCACTACCACCTCAGCGCGGAGGCGCACGACGACATGACCGTCGACACCTTCGCCTCGCTGATGGACGCGGTCGTCCACGTGGACGCCGACGGCTCGAGCGTCGTTCGCAGTCGCTGA
- a CDS encoding helix-turn-helix transcriptional regulator gives MSDRRTPRNPARTALVAIVLLAALVAPVATAAAQEPGEIRIAQSGFGDADAFAERGETQFIWADESTTLEVALETSGSDGEGHYEVCVRSEPADDRSPTDLECRSEVLTGNSTEELAFTFDGWPEGYRGEQTVSIVVTADTLSRDEAARATHAVSVVGKAADADGDGASNRREVDGGTDFTDPDTDDDGLADGLELDTYNTDPTGADTDGDGLSDGAEVTTHETDPTRADTDGDGLDDRTEVTEYGTNPNRADTDGDGLSDALEVNTHETDPARADTDGDGLNDAAEVREHETNPTDTDTDEDGLSDALEVHTYGTDPAKTDSDEDGISDGAEVNELATDPSLADTDDDGLSDGAEVNTYGTNPNRADTDGDGLADGAEVNRYDTDPMRADTDGDGQADASEVDVTQRLTPFALLLGIPFVGAAAGSALWATRRRWLPHVPHRVRTEVVGSGATDRVTGTVLSVRDWADRVRSWVAEVVGGGTSERATDEATAANGGRDRPDPGPDEGPSEVPLEMLSNEDAVLAVLRRNGGRVRQSDLVEETGWSKSKVSRVLSRMDDAGRVTKINVGRGNVITLPGEEPDGADSPFSK, from the coding sequence GTGTCCGATCGCCGAACCCCCCGTAACCCCGCCCGAACTGCGCTCGTAGCGATAGTGCTGCTCGCCGCGCTCGTCGCGCCGGTTGCGACCGCCGCTGCGCAGGAACCGGGGGAGATCAGGATCGCCCAGAGCGGGTTCGGCGACGCGGATGCGTTCGCGGAGAGAGGGGAAACGCAGTTCATATGGGCGGACGAGTCCACGACCCTCGAGGTGGCCCTGGAGACGAGCGGAAGCGACGGCGAGGGGCACTACGAGGTCTGCGTCCGGTCCGAACCGGCCGACGACAGATCCCCGACGGACCTCGAGTGCCGGTCGGAGGTGCTCACGGGTAACAGCACGGAGGAACTGGCGTTCACGTTCGACGGCTGGCCCGAGGGGTACCGGGGCGAGCAGACGGTGAGCATCGTCGTCACCGCGGACACGCTCAGCCGTGACGAAGCGGCGCGCGCGACGCACGCCGTCTCGGTCGTCGGGAAGGCCGCCGACGCGGACGGCGACGGGGCGTCGAACCGGCGGGAGGTCGACGGCGGCACCGACTTCACTGACCCCGACACCGACGACGACGGCCTCGCCGACGGCCTCGAACTCGACACGTACAACACGGACCCGACGGGAGCGGACACCGACGGCGACGGGCTCTCCGACGGCGCCGAGGTGACCACCCACGAGACGGATCCGACCCGCGCGGACACCGACGGCGACGGGCTCGACGACCGGACCGAAGTGACCGAGTACGGGACGAACCCCAACCGCGCGGACACCGACGGCGACGGCCTGTCCGACGCGCTCGAGGTCAACACCCACGAGACGGACCCCGCTCGGGCCGACACCGACGGCGACGGCCTCAACGACGCCGCCGAGGTGCGCGAACACGAGACCAACCCGACGGACACGGACACGGACGAAGACGGCCTGAGCGACGCGCTCGAGGTACACACCTACGGCACGGACCCGGCGAAGACCGACTCGGACGAGGACGGCATCTCCGACGGCGCCGAGGTCAACGAACTGGCCACGGACCCGTCGCTGGCGGACACGGACGACGACGGCCTCTCCGACGGCGCCGAGGTGAACACCTACGGGACGAACCCCAACCGCGCGGACACCGACGGCGACGGGCTCGCCGACGGCGCCGAGGTGAACCGCTACGACACGGACCCGATGCGGGCCGACACGGACGGCGACGGGCAGGCCGACGCGAGCGAGGTCGACGTCACCCAGCGGCTCACCCCGTTCGCGCTGCTCCTCGGCATCCCGTTCGTGGGCGCCGCTGCCGGGAGCGCGCTGTGGGCGACACGGCGCCGGTGGCTCCCGCACGTCCCCCACCGAGTCAGGACCGAGGTCGTGGGGTCGGGGGCGACCGACCGAGTGACCGGGACCGTCTTGTCCGTCCGCGATTGGGCCGACCGGGTCCGATCGTGGGTCGCGGAGGTGGTCGGAGGCGGGACGAGCGAACGGGCGACCGACGAGGCGACCGCGGCGAACGGCGGCCGCGACCGCCCGGACCCCGGCCCGGACGAGGGCCCCTCCGAGGTACCACTCGAGATGCTGAGCAACGAGGACGCGGTCCTCGCAGTGCTCCGACGGAACGGGGGGCGCGTCCGACAGTCGGATCTCGTCGAGGAGACGGGCTGGTCGAAGTCGAAGGTGAGCCGCGTGCTCTCGCGGATGGACGACGCGGGCCGGGTGACGAAGATCAACGTCGGTCGGGGGAACGTCATCACCCTCCCGGGCGAGGAGCCCGACGGCGCCGACTCCCCGTTCTCGAAGTAA
- a CDS encoding DUF4129 domain-containing protein, whose product MVDRRTAATALLAVLAVLALGVAAATLDSATTTSDSGGFGAGASEDDRGVGSDRGGSVDLGGNTSATQTGMRLSICVEFLTRPLVQLALLGLVALFFLAVYYTTGSKVLSTIFVSSALVPFVIIYFLLVSCGRTPSEAAIAGGSRATNRTGFGVGGGDAGVAATGEALSTPTTLVGVLLVLALLGSVVLLFVSTGDDEGEPAEEEPDLPPAERRAAVGAAAGAAADRLEEDAGLGNEVYRAWSEMTDLLDVENPAASTPDEFADAAVAAGMDREDVTALTAVFEEVRYGGADPTPEREQRAVSALRHLEETYADGDAGDEDGGN is encoded by the coding sequence GTGGTTGACCGACGGACCGCCGCCACAGCCCTCCTCGCGGTTCTCGCCGTCCTCGCCCTCGGGGTCGCGGCGGCGACGCTGGACTCCGCGACGACGACGAGCGACAGCGGCGGCTTCGGCGCCGGCGCCTCCGAGGACGACCGCGGGGTCGGCAGCGACCGGGGCGGGTCGGTGGACCTCGGGGGGAACACCTCCGCCACCCAGACGGGGATGCGCCTCTCGATCTGCGTCGAGTTCCTCACCCGCCCGCTCGTGCAACTGGCCCTCCTCGGCCTCGTCGCCCTGTTCTTCCTCGCCGTCTACTACACGACCGGGTCGAAGGTGCTGAGCACCATCTTCGTCTCGTCGGCGCTCGTTCCGTTCGTCATCATCTACTTCCTGCTCGTCTCCTGTGGTCGCACGCCGAGCGAAGCCGCCATCGCCGGGGGGAGCCGTGCCACGAACCGGACCGGGTTCGGCGTCGGCGGCGGCGACGCGGGCGTGGCCGCGACCGGGGAGGCGCTCTCGACCCCGACGACCCTGGTCGGCGTCCTGCTCGTGCTCGCGCTCCTCGGGAGCGTCGTCCTCCTGTTCGTCTCGACGGGCGACGACGAGGGGGAACCCGCGGAGGAGGAACCCGACCTCCCCCCGGCGGAGCGACGGGCAGCGGTCGGCGCCGCCGCGGGCGCAGCCGCCGACCGGCTGGAGGAGGACGCTGGGCTCGGCAACGAGGTGTACCGGGCCTGGAGCGAGATGACCGACCTGCTCGACGTCGAGAACCCGGCCGCGAGCACGCCCGACGAGTTCGCCGACGCGGCCGTCGCCGCCGGGATGGACCGCGAGGACGTGACGGCGCTGACGGCCGTGTTCGAGGAGGTGCGCTACGGCGGGGCCGACCCGACTCCAGAACGTGAGCAGCGGGCGGTCTCGGCGCTCAGACACCTCGAGGAGACGTACGCCGACGGCGACGCTGGCGACGAGGACGGTGGGAACTGA
- a CDS encoding DUF7269 family protein yields MRRTVVLGLVAVVFGFTVVVQRGLADAFGSMSYTFVMLVGAFALVQGLRYASDARDADARATDTADVEDRHEVPSPGSDVDELLAGTGGLTTVSIRGRREFHERIRRVARETLLVRGDYDETTVSEALDAGTWTADPVAAWFLGTNLAPPPAVRIRGFLGSDVEFRFGAERTVAALAAVRAGDVEPDGHTSAEASGLLSAVRSLGRRRLGTLRDRFGGVGR; encoded by the coding sequence ATGCGGAGGACCGTCGTACTCGGACTTGTCGCGGTGGTGTTCGGCTTCACCGTCGTCGTCCAGCGTGGCCTGGCGGACGCGTTCGGCTCGATGAGCTACACCTTCGTGATGCTGGTCGGCGCGTTCGCGCTCGTCCAGGGGCTCCGCTACGCGAGCGACGCGCGGGACGCCGACGCCCGCGCGACCGACACGGCCGACGTGGAGGACCGCCACGAGGTGCCCTCGCCCGGGAGCGACGTCGACGAACTGCTCGCCGGCACCGGCGGCCTGACGACGGTGAGCATCAGGGGCAGGCGGGAGTTCCACGAGCGCATCCGACGCGTCGCCCGGGAGACGCTCCTCGTCCGTGGGGACTACGACGAGACGACGGTGTCGGAGGCGCTGGACGCGGGGACCTGGACGGCCGACCCAGTCGCCGCGTGGTTCCTCGGGACCAACCTCGCGCCGCCGCCGGCCGTCCGGATCAGGGGATTCCTCGGCTCGGACGTGGAGTTCAGGTTCGGTGCCGAGCGGACTGTCGCGGCGCTGGCGGCCGTGCGTGCGGGTGACGTGGAACCTGACGGACACACGTCGGCCGAGGCGAGCGGCCTGCTCTCCGCGGTCCGGTCGCTCGGCCGCCGTCGGCTCGGTACGCTTCGGGACAGATTCGGGGGTGTCGGTCGATAA
- a CDS encoding DUF58 domain-containing protein, with amino-acid sequence MSTLPEQLRPRGVVPTGRWAGMAALALVPVGLGALLQSPPLVVVGAVGVAYAAYARGDSAPRPDLDVTRELSTTTPDPGEEVTVTLRVRNAGDGVVPDLRLVDGVPPALSVETTARLGTALRPGKTATLRYTVTAVRGAHEWQPVQVITRNASGSREHDERVTVETTMRCAPNLQASASLPLRGLTTQYAGRVATDVGGAGLEFHSTREYRHGDPAKRVNWARYARSGELSTLLFREERAATVVLCIDARAESYLAPDPDASNAVERSVDAAAQACSALLESGDRVGVAAFGPGECWLPPGSGADHATAAREVLGTHPSLSPTPPTERFLPTTWLRRFRRRLPADAQVILFSPVADDYAVTVARRLDAYGHAVTVVSPDPTADDTPGRTLARIERANRLSGLRRAGIRVLDWGEESLATELERAAARWSG; translated from the coding sequence ATGTCGACGCTCCCCGAACAGCTCCGACCGCGGGGCGTCGTCCCGACGGGGCGGTGGGCCGGGATGGCGGCGCTCGCGCTGGTCCCGGTCGGGCTGGGGGCGTTGCTCCAGAGCCCGCCGCTCGTCGTCGTCGGGGCCGTCGGCGTCGCGTACGCCGCCTACGCCCGGGGGGACTCGGCGCCCCGACCCGACCTCGACGTGACGCGGGAGCTCTCGACTACGACGCCCGACCCCGGCGAGGAGGTGACGGTCACGCTCCGCGTCCGGAACGCCGGCGACGGGGTCGTCCCGGACCTCAGACTGGTGGACGGGGTACCGCCGGCGCTCTCGGTCGAGACGACCGCCCGCCTCGGAACCGCGTTGCGTCCGGGGAAGACCGCGACGCTCCGGTACACGGTGACGGCGGTCCGGGGCGCCCACGAGTGGCAGCCGGTCCAGGTCATCACGCGCAACGCCAGCGGCTCCCGCGAGCACGACGAGCGCGTGACCGTCGAGACGACGATGCGCTGTGCACCGAACCTGCAGGCGAGCGCCTCCCTCCCGCTCCGCGGGCTGACGACCCAGTACGCCGGGCGGGTCGCGACGGACGTCGGCGGCGCCGGCCTTGAGTTCCACTCGACCCGCGAGTACCGCCACGGCGACCCGGCGAAGCGTGTGAACTGGGCGCGGTACGCCCGGAGCGGCGAGCTGTCGACGCTCCTCTTCCGCGAGGAGCGCGCGGCGACGGTCGTCCTCTGTATCGACGCCCGGGCGGAGTCGTACCTCGCGCCCGACCCCGACGCGTCGAACGCGGTCGAGCGGAGCGTCGACGCCGCGGCCCAGGCCTGCTCCGCGCTGCTCGAGAGCGGCGACCGGGTCGGCGTCGCGGCGTTCGGCCCGGGCGAATGCTGGCTCCCGCCGGGGAGCGGCGCCGACCACGCGACCGCCGCGCGCGAGGTGCTCGGCACCCACCCGTCGCTCTCGCCGACGCCGCCGACCGAGCGGTTCCTCCCGACGACGTGGCTCCGACGGTTCCGGCGGCGGCTCCCGGCGGACGCGCAGGTCATCCTCTTCTCGCCCGTCGCGGACGACTACGCCGTGACGGTCGCCAGGCGGCTGGACGCCTACGGCCATGCCGTGACGGTCGTCAGTCCCGACCCGACCGCCGACGACACGCCCGGCCGGACGCTCGCGCGGATCGAGCGGGCGAACCGGCTCTCGGGGCTCCGACGGGCCGGCATCCGCGTCCTCGACTGGGGCGAGGAGTCGCTCGCGACCGAACTCGAACGCGCCGCCGCGCGGTGGTCGGGATGA